A window of the Paenibacillus woosongensis genome harbors these coding sequences:
- a CDS encoding RNA polymerase sigma factor: MVSQYGPYVFRVAYSVLHDHKEAEDAAQEIFLQVYKSLPGYRFEGFKTWLTRIAIHKSIDLKRKRDRRREEQWDPAEVLHIASAQEDDVLQQLMDEERKAQLRTRILTLPPAHRDIITAFYLEGKSYDDIAAEQSIAVKSVESRLYRARSWIREHWKEEEWR; encoded by the coding sequence TTGGTCAGCCAATATGGGCCATATGTGTTCCGGGTCGCTTATTCCGTGCTTCATGATCATAAGGAAGCCGAGGACGCCGCACAGGAAATATTTTTACAAGTATATAAATCTCTCCCCGGATACCGATTTGAAGGCTTCAAAACCTGGTTGACACGCATTGCGATTCATAAATCAATCGATTTAAAGCGGAAACGGGATCGCCGCAGAGAGGAGCAGTGGGATCCTGCGGAAGTGTTACATATCGCATCAGCCCAGGAAGACGACGTGCTGCAGCAATTGATGGATGAGGAACGCAAAGCGCAGCTGCGAACCCGTATTTTGACGCTTCCGCCAGCGCATCGGGATATCATTACGGCGTTTTATTTAGAGGGCAAAAGCTACGATGATATCGCAGCGGAGCAGTCTATTGCGGTGAAATCGGTAGAATCGAGATTATACCGGGCAAGATCATGGATTCGCGAGCATTGGAAGGAGGAGGAGTGGCGATGA
- a CDS encoding DnaD domain-containing protein — protein sequence MALTDGWKVWAKGVAFGMEAGVVHVPSSLLTHYRKLGLSDTEVMLLLQLVTYKQLEHNDFPSMEQLEQRMGKAPGEVSSVIQRLMKDKWISIDMEWDERTGIQFESYNLAGMYERLAQCLAEERAALRQQSHQREPEAAKPEANERNLFVIFEKEFARPLSPMECETISSWVDQDGYPEELILLALKEAVFAGKVHFRYIDRILLEWNRNRVQTVEDAKAYAQKFRSLGR from the coding sequence ATGGCATTGACCGATGGTTGGAAGGTGTGGGCAAAAGGAGTCGCATTCGGTATGGAAGCAGGTGTTGTGCATGTACCCTCCTCTCTGCTGACACATTACCGAAAACTCGGTTTAAGTGATACGGAAGTCATGCTTCTGCTGCAGCTAGTTACATACAAGCAGCTGGAGCATAATGATTTTCCTTCGATGGAGCAGCTGGAGCAGCGGATGGGAAAAGCGCCTGGGGAGGTCTCCTCCGTCATTCAGCGGCTGATGAAGGATAAATGGATCTCCATCGATATGGAATGGGACGAACGCACAGGCATCCAGTTTGAGAGCTACAATTTGGCAGGGATGTATGAACGCCTGGCGCAGTGCTTGGCTGAAGAACGGGCCGCGCTGCGGCAGCAGAGCCACCAGCGCGAGCCGGAAGCAGCCAAACCGGAGGCGAACGAACGGAACTTATTCGTTATATTTGAAAAAGAGTTCGCAAGACCCCTATCGCCGATGGAATGCGAGACGATTTCAAGCTGGGTGGATCAGGATGGTTACCCGGAGGAGCTTATTTTGCTGGCATTGAAGGAAGCCGTCTTCGCCGGCAAAGTGCACTTTCGCTATATCGACCGGATATTGCTGGAGTGGAATCGTAACCGCGTCCAGACGGTTGAGGATGCCAAGGCATATGCCCAGAAATTCCGGAGCTTGGGGCGATAG
- the asnS gene encoding asparagine--tRNA ligase — protein MANKTVIRQVNEHVGETVVIGSWLNNKRSSGKIQFLQLRDGTGYIQAVVVKSEVSEETWDAAKSLTQESSLYVTGVIREEPRSQSGYEMTVTEIKVIHLTENYPITPKEHGVDFLMDHRHLWLRSSKQRAIMVIRAEIIRAIQQFFDQNHFTLVDPPILTPTSAEGTTNLFHTKYFDEDAYLTQSGQLYMEAAAMALGKVYSFGPTFRAEKSKTRRHLIEFWMIEPEMAFTEHEESLVVQEQFITYVVQSVLKNCRTELETIGRDISKLESIQAPFPRITYDEAIEFLHGKGFDLPWGEDFGAPHETAIAEQYDKPVFITHYPAGIKAFYMKPDPNRPEVVLCADMIAPEGYGEIIGGSQRIDDPELMEARFQEHELSPEAYQWYLDLRKYGSVPHSGFGLGLERTVAWICGLDHVRETIPFPRMLYRLYP, from the coding sequence ATGGCGAACAAAACGGTGATTCGTCAGGTTAACGAGCATGTCGGCGAGACAGTGGTCATCGGCAGCTGGTTAAACAACAAACGCTCAAGCGGTAAAATACAGTTCCTTCAGCTCCGTGACGGCACAGGCTACATTCAGGCCGTTGTCGTCAAAAGCGAAGTATCCGAGGAGACGTGGGATGCGGCAAAAAGCTTGACACAGGAATCCTCGCTGTATGTGACAGGTGTCATCCGTGAGGAGCCGCGCAGCCAATCGGGATATGAAATGACGGTGACGGAGATCAAAGTCATCCATCTGACGGAAAACTATCCGATTACACCGAAGGAGCACGGCGTTGATTTCCTGATGGATCATCGCCATTTATGGCTGCGTTCCTCGAAGCAGCGGGCGATCATGGTTATTCGCGCGGAAATCATCAGAGCGATCCAGCAGTTCTTTGATCAGAACCATTTTACACTCGTCGACCCGCCGATTTTGACGCCAACTTCCGCGGAGGGCACGACCAATCTGTTCCATACGAAATATTTTGACGAGGATGCTTACCTGACGCAGAGCGGGCAGCTTTATATGGAAGCGGCGGCGATGGCGCTTGGAAAAGTATATTCCTTCGGCCCGACGTTCCGGGCGGAGAAATCCAAGACCCGCCGCCACTTGATCGAGTTCTGGATGATTGAGCCGGAGATGGCTTTCACCGAACATGAAGAAAGCCTGGTTGTTCAGGAGCAGTTTATTACGTACGTCGTTCAATCCGTCCTGAAGAACTGCCGGACTGAGCTGGAGACGATTGGCCGCGACATTTCCAAGCTGGAGAGCATTCAAGCTCCATTCCCGCGGATTACTTATGACGAAGCTATCGAGTTTCTGCATGGGAAAGGCTTTGACCTTCCTTGGGGCGAGGATTTCGGTGCGCCGCATGAGACAGCGATTGCCGAGCAGTACGACAAGCCGGTATTCATCACGCATTATCCTGCCGGCATCAAGGCATTCTACATGAAGCCTGATCCTAACCGTCCGGAGGTTGTACTCTGCGCGGATATGATTGCTCCGGAAGGCTACGGAGAGATTATCGGCGGTTCGCAGCGGATTGACGATCCGGAATTGATGGAGGCCCGCTTCCAGGAACACGAGCTGTCGCCGGAAGCTTACCAATGGTACCTGGATCTGCGCAAATACGGCTCAGTACCGCATTCCGGCTTCGGGCTTGGTCTCGAGCGGACGGTCGCCTGGATTTGCGGACTGGATCATGTCCGTGAGACGATTCCGTTCCCGCGGATGCTGTATCGCCTTTATCCGTAA
- a CDS encoding acetate/propionate family kinase codes for MKVLVINAGSSSLKYQLYDMNDESVLAKGLVERIGMDSSILTHKPTGKEEVTEVSEILEHTTAIRKVLEKLTDKEHGVLNSVEEIQAVGHRVVHGGEFFKGSALVTPEVKSEIRRLFDLAPLHNPPAIMGINAAEKNMPGVPQVVAFDTAFHQTMEEKVYLYPIPKVLYKKHRVRRYGAHGTSHDYVSKAAAAYLERPIEDLKIITCHIGNGASLTAVQGGVSVDTSMGLTPLEGLMMGTRSGDLDPAVVTFVMNKEELSISEVNSMLNKHSGLLAISGSSSDMRDITDGLEAGEPNETLAFEMYEYRLRKYIGSYAAAMNGVDVIVFTAGVGENSAIVREKVCENLTYLGVELDPELNKIRSGDPRRISTPNSKVEVLVIPTNEELVIARDTHHIVNKMNA; via the coding sequence ATGAAAGTTCTCGTAATCAACGCGGGAAGCTCTTCCCTGAAATATCAATTGTATGACATGAATGATGAGTCCGTATTGGCGAAAGGTCTCGTTGAACGGATTGGCATGGATTCCTCCATTCTGACCCATAAGCCGACAGGCAAAGAGGAAGTTACGGAGGTCAGTGAAATTCTGGAACATACGACAGCAATTCGTAAAGTTCTGGAGAAGCTGACCGATAAAGAGCACGGCGTCCTGAATTCTGTCGAGGAAATTCAGGCCGTAGGGCACCGCGTCGTTCATGGCGGGGAATTCTTTAAGGGCTCGGCGCTTGTTACTCCAGAAGTAAAATCCGAAATCCGCCGTTTGTTCGACCTGGCCCCGCTGCACAATCCGCCAGCGATTATGGGGATTAACGCGGCAGAGAAAAATATGCCAGGCGTTCCTCAGGTGGTGGCTTTCGATACGGCGTTCCACCAAACGATGGAGGAGAAGGTGTATTTATATCCGATCCCGAAAGTACTATATAAGAAACACCGCGTACGCCGCTACGGGGCTCATGGCACGTCGCACGACTATGTAAGCAAGGCGGCCGCAGCTTACCTGGAGCGTCCGATCGAAGACCTTAAGATCATTACCTGCCATATCGGTAACGGTGCCAGCTTGACCGCTGTTCAAGGTGGCGTGTCCGTTGACACCTCGATGGGGCTTACCCCGCTGGAAGGTCTCATGATGGGTACTCGCAGCGGTGACTTGGACCCGGCAGTCGTCACGTTTGTCATGAACAAAGAAGAGCTGTCGATCAGTGAAGTCAACTCCATGCTTAACAAACACAGCGGCTTGCTGGCAATTTCCGGCAGCAGCAGTGACATGCGCGATATTACCGATGGGCTGGAAGCCGGCGAACCAAACGAGACGCTTGCTTTTGAAATGTATGAGTACCGTCTGCGCAAATATATAGGTTCTTATGCAGCGGCAATGAACGGTGTGGATGTCATCGTATTTACAGCGGGTGTAGGCGAGAACTCGGCGATCGTGCGCGAGAAGGTCTGTGAAAACCTGACTTATCTTGGCGTAGAGCTTGATCCAGAGCTGAACAAAATCCGTTCCGGCGATCCGCGGCGCATTTCCACGCCGAATTCCAAAGTAGAGGTTCTTGTTATTCCTACGAACGAGGAATTGGTCATTGCCCGGGATACCCATCATATTGTTAATAAAATGAATGCATAA